From one Sphingobacteriales bacterium genomic stretch:
- a CDS encoding phosphopeptide-binding protein: MKTYVKDGITLTELYSPEQFEDATLEQSYLSSMEDLDANKIVLDYKAANYEFGKQSSKAGVKSCANAAGGQHVHCIIDNQPYLALYKNVDTVSTKTDGQHIMLSFLSRSYHESIKNRKAYVLTSVITGKSRYVARYAAPDLTKPMLFFSRPKGEYKGPETDAVLLDFYIVNCDLSDNGYKVKAEINGNEFILTKWAGYFMEGLPMGENTIKLTLLDSKGNAVDNGIERKITLKKE; this comes from the coding sequence TTGAAAACATACGTTAAAGACGGTATCACACTTACCGAATTATATTCACCGGAACAATTTGAAGATGCCACCCTCGAGCAATCCTATCTGTCATCTATGGAAGATCTGGATGCCAATAAGATTGTCCTGGATTATAAAGCAGCCAACTACGAATTCGGAAAACAAAGCTCCAAAGCAGGTGTAAAATCCTGTGCGAATGCTGCCGGCGGACAACACGTACACTGCATCATTGACAACCAGCCTTATCTGGCATTATACAAGAACGTCGACACCGTCAGCACGAAAACGGATGGACAGCATATCATGCTATCGTTCCTGTCGCGTTCCTATCATGAAAGTATCAAGAATAGAAAGGCCTATGTGCTGACATCCGTCATCACTGGCAAGTCACGTTATGTTGCCCGTTATGCCGCACCCGACCTGACAAAACCAATGCTGTTTTTCAGCCGTCCGAAAGGAGAATACAAAGGCCCGGAAACAGATGCCGTATTATTGGATTTCTATATCGTGAACTGCGATTTATCAGATAACGGGTATAAGGTAAAGGCAGAAATCAACGGAAACGAATTTATACTGACCAAATGGGCGGGATATTTTATGGAAGGACTGCCAATGGGTGAAAACACCATTAAACTGACCCTGCTCGACAGCAAAGGCAATGCAGTTGACAACGGTATAGAAAGAAAGATTACGCTTAAAAAAGAATAA
- the crcB gene encoding fluoride efflux transporter CrcB, giving the protein MLKQILLVGIGGGTGSIFRYLTSVLTARYYSSVFPMATFTANLIGCLLIGLFIGYIDRNHTLSPDYRFLLVTGFCGGYTTFSSFALENFNLFHSHNYFTLAAYILLSILLGYLAVVFGMHISKTVALG; this is encoded by the coding sequence ATGCTGAAGCAAATTCTACTTGTTGGTATTGGTGGCGGAACAGGCAGCATATTCCGCTACCTGACTTCTGTTCTCACCGCCAGATATTATTCCAGTGTATTTCCGATGGCCACATTTACCGCGAATTTGATTGGATGCCTTTTAATCGGATTGTTTATAGGATACATTGACAGAAACCATACACTAAGCCCCGACTACCGGTTTCTTCTGGTTACGGGATTTTGCGGCGGATATACGACCTTCTCCTCTTTTGCCCTGGAAAATTTCAACCTTTTCCATTCGCACAATTATTTTACACTGGCAGCATATATTTTACTCAGCATCCTGCTGGGATACCTTGCAGTTGTGTTCGGTATGCACATAAGTAAGACGGTTGCTTTGGGATAA
- the aroQ gene encoding type II 3-dehydroquinate dehydratase — protein MKKIIILNGPNLNLLGKREPSVYGSETFEQFLAEMKPKYAQLDIEYFQSNVEGELITKLHEVGFTHDGIILNAAGYSHTSIAIADAIRAIKSPVIEVHISNTFARESFRHHSYISPVSKGVIVGFGLKSYELALKYFV, from the coding sequence ATGAAGAAAATTATCATCCTAAACGGACCCAACCTGAATTTGTTAGGTAAACGTGAGCCATCTGTTTATGGTTCTGAAACTTTTGAACAATTCTTAGCAGAAATGAAACCAAAATACGCTCAGCTGGATATTGAATATTTTCAAAGTAATGTGGAAGGTGAGTTGATTACCAAATTACATGAAGTCGGCTTCACCCATGATGGCATTATACTAAATGCAGCCGGTTATAGCCATACGTCCATTGCCATTGCGGATGCCATCCGTGCCATCAAATCTCCGGTAATTGAAGTGCATATCAGCAACACATTCGCCAGAGAATCTTTCCGGCATCATTCTTATATCTCTCCTGTATCCAAAGGTGTCATTGTTGGATTTGGCCTGAAAAGCTATGAGCTTGCTTTGAAGTATTTTGTATAA
- the xerD gene encoding site-specific tyrosine recombinase XerD, whose amino-acid sequence MSGWKHYIKNFESYLKIERSLSANSVEAYLHDVALLQQYLDIERKSAAPDDLKLDDLEHFIAHLHDLGLSDRSQARIISGLKAFYKYLITDDYIKEDPTALLEGPKLAKKLPDTLSFAEIEQLIGALDLSKDENVRNKAMLETLYSSGLRVTELINLRISHIYKDVGFIRVIGKGNKERLVPIGSEALKNIDIYREHVRRKLPQYPKYSDILFLNKRGTPISRVMVFLVIKKLAQKTGLNKNISPHTFRHSFATHLIEGGADLRAVQQMLGHSSITTTEIYTHLDQQYLRESLSLHHPRFRKH is encoded by the coding sequence ATGTCCGGCTGGAAACATTATATAAAGAATTTTGAATCCTATCTGAAAATTGAAAGGTCCTTATCTGCCAACTCAGTGGAAGCCTATCTGCACGATGTTGCATTGCTTCAGCAATATCTGGATATTGAAAGAAAATCAGCGGCACCGGATGACTTAAAGCTGGATGATTTAGAACATTTCATTGCCCATTTACATGATTTAGGTCTGAGTGACAGAAGTCAGGCGCGTATCATCTCGGGTTTGAAGGCGTTTTACAAATACCTGATTACTGACGATTATATCAAAGAGGACCCTACCGCTTTACTGGAAGGGCCGAAATTGGCTAAAAAACTGCCGGACACCTTGTCTTTTGCAGAAATAGAACAGCTTATCGGTGCTTTGGATTTGAGCAAGGACGAAAATGTGCGCAACAAAGCGATGCTCGAAACCTTATACAGCAGCGGACTTCGGGTGACAGAACTGATCAACTTACGCATATCGCATATCTACAAAGACGTGGGATTTATCCGTGTGATCGGAAAAGGCAACAAAGAGCGGCTGGTGCCTATCGGCAGTGAAGCTTTGAAAAATATTGACATCTACAGGGAACATGTCCGGAGAAAATTACCTCAATACCCAAAATATTCAGACATATTATTTCTTAACAAAAGGGGAACTCCCATATCCAGAGTGATGGTATTTTTAGTGATTAAAAAACTGGCGCAAAAAACAGGTTTAAACAAAAACATATCCCCGCACACCTTCCGGCATTCCTTCGCCACACATCTTATCGAAGGCGGCGCTGATTTACGGGCAGTACAGCAGATGTTGGGACATTCATCCATAACCACTACTGAAATCTACACCCACTTAGACCAGCAATACCTGCGAGAGTCGCTATCGTTACACCATCCGAGGTTTCGAAAACATTAA
- a CDS encoding YitT family protein, producing MNPILTKVIANTLLHRNRKSQANDPKNLPEDEIEDFIISLKRILKDIAFILFGIFSAAFGLKGFLLPNNFIDGGATGISLLITELTDAPISILIIAVNIPFILLGVRVINKNFAFKTTLSVIGLSIVLATVPFPEITHDKLLISIFGGFFLGAGIGLAIRGGSVIDGTEVLAIFLSRKLGVTIGDVILVFNVIIFSFAAYFLSIETAMYAMLTYLSASKTVDFVVEGIEEYFGVTIISPNSSEIQAMIRNVLKRGYTIYVQKKGTGKTGEKNIQSEVVYTVITRLEMGKLYSELEKIDKDAFIITQSVKDIKGGMVKKRPLGDH from the coding sequence ATGAATCCGATACTGACAAAGGTAATTGCCAATACTCTATTACACCGAAACAGGAAAAGTCAAGCGAATGACCCTAAAAATCTTCCTGAAGACGAAATAGAGGATTTTATTATTTCCCTGAAAAGGATCTTAAAAGATATTGCATTTATCCTGTTCGGCATCTTCTCCGCAGCTTTTGGGTTGAAAGGATTCCTATTACCCAATAATTTCATAGATGGCGGAGCAACAGGCATTTCATTACTGATAACTGAGTTAACGGATGCACCTATCTCCATCTTAATAATTGCGGTCAATATCCCTTTCATCCTACTGGGAGTGCGCGTAATCAATAAAAATTTTGCCTTCAAGACAACACTATCTGTTATCGGGCTTTCCATCGTGCTGGCAACCGTACCATTCCCTGAAATCACCCACGACAAGCTGCTGATTTCCATTTTTGGCGGCTTCTTTTTAGGAGCTGGCATCGGGTTGGCCATCAGGGGCGGCTCCGTAATTGATGGAACGGAAGTGCTGGCTATTTTCTTAAGCAGAAAATTAGGAGTCACCATTGGTGATGTCATACTTGTCTTTAATGTTATTATTTTTTCGTTTGCCGCCTATTTCCTATCCATCGAGACGGCCATGTATGCCATGCTGACTTATTTATCCGCCTCCAAGACGGTTGATTTCGTGGTGGAAGGTATCGAAGAGTATTTTGGGGTAACCATCATTTCGCCCAATTCATCGGAAATTCAGGCAATGATCAGAAACGTATTGAAGCGCGGCTATACCATCTATGTACAAAAAAAAGGCACCGGCAAAACAGGCGAAAAAAATATACAAAGCGAGGTGGTGTACACCGTCATCACGCGACTGGAAATGGGTAAACTGTACAGTGAATTGGAAAAAATAGACAAAGACGCCTTCATCATCACCCAAAGTGTAAAAGATATAAAAGGTGGCATGGTCAAGAAACGTCCACTCGGCGACCACTAA
- a CDS encoding alpha/beta hydrolase: protein MVKKILLILIAAVLVLFLYVAIGRKDLTLSKSYVKEKYKVSNSHFLNWNGTEIHYTEAGSGFPVLMIHGFGGNNRDFVLLDSLINPEYRVIRVDLPGFGLSDFPDIKEEDPDFIKIYGEYFNFLMDTLHLDSFYVIGNSLGGLMAWNLTVEHPGKVKKLVLFNSAGYDMKEVIKSANAKVFKYGLVKLLLKNGIPVFMTKRGISRVFYDKSLLTPERLTRVNELWNREGNLPHIMRMASSAKYLDQSLIKRITCPTLIVWGKQDKIVSPKYADRFHEDIKGSRLIVYDSCGHVPMMEKPLEVKRDVLDFFQH from the coding sequence ATGGTTAAGAAAATTTTACTCATTCTCATTGCTGCCGTATTAGTGCTGTTTCTGTATGTTGCCATTGGCAGAAAAGATTTGACCTTATCTAAATCCTACGTCAAAGAGAAATACAAAGTATCCAATTCGCATTTCCTGAATTGGAACGGGACTGAAATTCACTATACGGAAGCGGGAAGTGGATTTCCTGTTTTGATGATACATGGATTTGGCGGCAACAACCGTGATTTTGTTCTGCTGGATTCATTGATCAATCCGGAATACAGAGTCATTCGGGTGGATTTGCCGGGTTTCGGATTGTCTGATTTTCCTGACATAAAGGAAGAAGACCCAGACTTTATTAAAATCTATGGAGAGTATTTTAATTTTCTCATGGATACCCTGCACCTTGATTCATTTTATGTAATCGGCAATTCTTTAGGTGGATTGATGGCATGGAATCTTACAGTGGAACATCCGGGTAAAGTAAAAAAACTGGTATTGTTCAACAGCGCCGGCTATGATATGAAAGAAGTGATCAAATCAGCCAATGCGAAGGTGTTTAAATACGGCCTGGTCAAATTATTATTGAAAAATGGTATTCCGGTGTTTATGACAAAAAGAGGAATCAGCAGGGTTTTCTATGATAAATCCCTGCTGACACCGGAACGATTGACGAGAGTGAATGAACTTTGGAACAGGGAAGGCAATCTTCCGCATATCATGCGGATGGCTTCCTCTGCGAAATACCTGGACCAGAGTTTAATTAAAAGGATTACCTGTCCCACACTAATTGTTTGGGGAAAACAGGACAAGATAGTTTCGCCGAAATATGCCGATCGTTTCCACGAAGATATAAAAGGCAGCCGCCTGATCGTGTACGACTCCTGCGGCCATGTACCTATGATGGAAAAACCACTGGAAGTAAAACGGGATGTGCTGGATTTCTTTCAGCATTAG
- a CDS encoding alpha/beta fold hydrolase, producing the protein MQLNYKKFGDKGPAVIILHGLLGSLDNWQSIAKMLAEKYQVFIIDQRNHGRSPHAEEMSYGVLANDIMEFCQQQYISKASFIGHSMGGKVAMVLALNHPDLVDKLVIVDIAPVYYKGGHESILFAMAEAPLHATTDRKGIDVFLEKRIPDFGERQFVLKNLSRSENGQLSWKCNLEALIKNYRNLMLFPANSGVSDKSAYFIKGDTSDYINETNWKECLQFFPKAVLISVPNAGHWVHAENPQGFLSPLQSIL; encoded by the coding sequence ATGCAGCTAAACTACAAGAAATTCGGTGATAAGGGACCCGCAGTTATCATATTGCACGGATTGCTGGGTTCGCTGGATAACTGGCAATCTATAGCAAAAATGCTGGCAGAAAAGTATCAGGTATTTATTATCGACCAGCGCAATCACGGGCGTTCGCCACATGCGGAAGAGATGAGTTATGGAGTGCTGGCAAACGATATAATGGAATTTTGTCAGCAGCAATATATTTCTAAAGCCTCATTTATCGGCCATTCCATGGGCGGAAAGGTAGCTATGGTGCTCGCATTGAATCATCCGGATTTGGTAGATAAATTAGTAATTGTCGATATCGCACCTGTCTACTATAAAGGTGGGCACGAGTCCATTCTGTTTGCTATGGCTGAAGCACCTTTGCATGCCACTACTGACCGTAAAGGGATAGACGTGTTTTTAGAGAAAAGGATTCCTGATTTTGGTGAGCGTCAATTTGTATTGAAAAACCTGAGCCGCAGTGAAAACGGACAGTTAAGCTGGAAATGTAATTTGGAAGCGCTAATTAAAAATTACAGGAATCTAATGCTGTTCCCGGCTAATTCCGGTGTCTCCGATAAATCTGCATATTTTATTAAAGGCGATACTTCGGATTATATCAATGAAACCAACTGGAAGGAGTGTCTGCAATTTTTCCCCAAAGCCGTGTTGATATCGGTACCTAACGCCGGACACTGGGTGCATGCGGAAAACCCGCAAGGGTTTTTATCACCGCTTCAGTCCATTTTATAA
- a CDS encoding DUF58 domain-containing protein, translating to MSIQQQDFFQFDQLDLLARQVVEGFIIGLHKSPYHGFSVEFAEHRLHNVGDSIKDIDWKVFARTEKLYTKKFEEETNLRCQIVIDASSSMYFPMEREKGTLNKIEFSCLSAAALMYMMKKQRDAVGITIFDKEINVQTGAKTNALHHQLLMNELYKLLSNASIRQSTSAAKCLHQVADSIHKRSMVMVFSDMLDSLDENEIFLALQHLKHCRHEVVLFHVVDKAKEIEFNFENRPYKFVDMETGEELKLQPNQVKGLYIEKMTQRKANLKLKCAQYKIDLVEADINEGYKSILTSYLVKRSKMI from the coding sequence ATGTCCATTCAACAACAGGATTTCTTTCAATTTGACCAGCTCGACCTGCTTGCCCGGCAGGTGGTGGAAGGTTTTATCATCGGATTGCACAAAAGTCCTTACCACGGATTTTCGGTAGAGTTTGCCGAACATCGTTTGCACAACGTCGGCGACTCTATCAAGGATATTGACTGGAAGGTTTTTGCCCGAACGGAAAAATTATACACCAAGAAATTTGAAGAGGAAACCAACCTCCGGTGCCAGATAGTCATTGATGCCTCTTCCTCTATGTATTTTCCGATGGAAAGAGAGAAAGGAACACTCAACAAAATAGAGTTTTCCTGTCTGTCTGCTGCGGCATTGATGTACATGATGAAAAAGCAGCGGGATGCGGTTGGAATAACCATATTTGATAAGGAAATCAACGTGCAAACCGGTGCGAAGACCAATGCCTTGCATCATCAGCTGCTGATGAATGAATTGTACAAGTTGTTATCCAATGCCTCCATCCGGCAATCTACATCGGCGGCGAAATGCCTGCATCAGGTGGCGGATTCTATACACAAGCGCTCCATGGTGATGGTATTCAGCGACATGCTCGACAGTCTGGATGAGAATGAAATTTTTCTCGCCTTGCAGCATCTCAAACACTGCAGGCACGAAGTGGTCTTGTTTCATGTAGTGGATAAAGCGAAAGAAATTGAGTTCAATTTTGAAAACCGCCCGTACAAATTCGTGGATATGGAAACGGGTGAGGAGCTGAAACTGCAGCCCAATCAGGTGAAAGGTCTTTATATTGAAAAGATGACGCAACGCAAGGCCAACCTGAAACTCAAATGCGCACAATACAAGATTGACCTGGTGGAAGCGGATATAAACGAGGGATACAAATCAATTCTGACATCTTATCTGGTCAAACGAAGCAAGATGATTTAA
- the trxA gene encoding thioredoxin, with amino-acid sequence MAVEITNDNFKEKVLDTKGVALIDFWAEWCGPCRLIGPVVEELSKEYDGKATIGKLNVDENRDVAAQYGIMSIPTLLFFKDGQLIDKHVGVASKGDLKKKLDAAIA; translated from the coding sequence ATGGCAGTAGAAATCACAAACGATAACTTTAAAGAGAAAGTACTGGACACCAAAGGGGTGGCTTTAATTGATTTTTGGGCAGAATGGTGCGGCCCGTGCCGCCTAATCGGCCCGGTAGTGGAAGAATTGTCCAAAGAATATGATGGCAAGGCTACCATCGGCAAACTGAATGTAGATGAGAACCGCGATGTGGCTGCACAATACGGCATCATGAGCATTCCAACCTTACTGTTTTTCAAAGATGGACAGTTGATAGACAAACATGTCGGTGTAGCCTCCAAAGGCGACCTGAAGAAAAAACTGGATGCCGCCATCGCTTAA
- a CDS encoding DUF721 domain-containing protein, with product MTLKDVLQDMIHEMRIGNKMDEMKVRKHWHELMGSYITNHTTRIFYKQGKLFVYLESSVLKQELFMAREKIITSMNQRLEENLIRELIIR from the coding sequence TTGACCTTAAAGGACGTATTGCAGGATATGATTCACGAAATGCGTATCGGCAATAAGATGGACGAAATGAAGGTACGCAAGCACTGGCACGAGTTGATGGGCAGTTATATCACCAACCATACCACACGTATCTTTTATAAACAGGGGAAGTTGTTCGTCTATCTGGAATCATCCGTACTGAAGCAGGAATTGTTTATGGCAAGAGAAAAGATTATCACGAGCATGAACCAGCGTCTGGAGGAAAATCTGATCAGGGAATTAATCATCAGATAG
- the recF gene encoding DNA replication and repair protein RecF (All proteins in this family for which functions are known are DNA-binding proteins that assist the filamentation of RecA onto DNA for the initiation of recombination or recombinational repair.) yields MSVKPLHIRQIKLSNYKNYTFGMFEFSENLNLIVGNNGVGKTNLLDAVYYTCLTKSYLTSTDIMATNFDSAFFRIESSILLDTDNQLLEIKYLKHEKKEVFLNKAKMEKQAEFVGKFPCVIITPDDNQLILGSSEQRRKFMDATIAQFSPEYLTNLISYNKILAQRNALLKSFYENRTFDKNLLDVYNGQLIACGKLIVVYRKSFLEQFLPLFQAAYRQIFDGQEHVSITYESDLLENGYEQVILESLQQDRNAQRTTKGIHTDDLRFELNGYPVKKTGSQGQQKTFLLSLKLAQYELLKTQKQLYPLLLLDDIFDKLDSNRIRRIFELLNSDCFGQVFITDTNEAVIMELLEEHGIQEFKIIRLG; encoded by the coding sequence ATGTCTGTGAAGCCGCTGCATATCCGCCAGATCAAGCTATCCAATTATAAGAATTATACATTCGGTATGTTTGAGTTTTCCGAAAACCTGAATCTTATTGTAGGTAATAACGGGGTAGGGAAAACCAACCTGTTGGATGCTGTCTATTACACCTGCCTTACCAAAAGCTACCTGACTTCCACGGATATCATGGCGACGAATTTTGACAGCGCTTTCTTCCGGATAGAATCCAGTATTTTATTAGATACAGATAATCAATTACTTGAGATAAAATACTTAAAGCATGAAAAAAAAGAGGTTTTTCTGAATAAAGCCAAAATGGAGAAACAGGCGGAGTTTGTCGGAAAATTTCCCTGTGTCATTATCACCCCGGATGATAATCAGCTGATTCTGGGAAGCAGCGAACAACGCAGAAAGTTCATGGATGCTACGATTGCCCAGTTTTCACCGGAATATTTAACCAATCTGATTTCATACAACAAGATTTTGGCGCAACGCAATGCCCTGCTGAAGTCCTTTTATGAGAACCGGACATTTGACAAAAACCTGCTGGACGTATATAACGGGCAGTTGATTGCATGCGGCAAGCTGATTGTTGTATACCGGAAATCATTTCTGGAACAGTTTCTCCCGCTTTTTCAGGCAGCCTATAGGCAGATCTTTGACGGACAGGAGCATGTAAGTATCACTTATGAATCTGACTTATTAGAAAATGGTTATGAGCAGGTTATACTAGAGTCATTGCAACAAGACAGGAATGCCCAGCGCACGACCAAAGGAATCCATACCGATGATTTACGGTTTGAGCTGAATGGGTATCCGGTGAAAAAGACAGGTTCCCAGGGGCAGCAGAAAACCTTTCTGCTTTCTCTCAAGCTGGCGCAGTATGAATTGCTGAAGACGCAAAAACAATTGTATCCTTTGTTGTTATTGGACGATATTTTTGATAAATTGGACTCCAATCGTATCCGCAGGATTTTTGAACTGCTGAACAGCGATTGTTTCGGACAGGTGTTTATCACGGATACCAATGAAGCGGTCATCATGGAATTATTGGAGGAACATGGTATTCAGGAATTTAAAATAATACGGCTTGGCTAA
- a CDS encoding tetratricopeptide repeat protein: MSKKKGTNNEHDILKEGNEKLTEVFSNAEYFFEQYRNIILGVAAVLVIGAGGWWGYTNFIKGPKETKAKDAIVYAQRYFDSDSMSLALKGDGTHLGFEAIAKQYGGTAAGNRATFGAGVCNLKLGKYAEAIKYLEDFSTDDAVLTARKFGCIGDAYAEQNQMDKAIDNYKKAADAADNEVTAPTYLYRAALATEQKGNKKEALELYKKLKTGYPNSQEGMFSEISIAKLEAETL; encoded by the coding sequence ATGTCAAAGAAAAAAGGTACAAACAACGAACACGATATTCTGAAAGAAGGAAACGAAAAACTGACGGAAGTATTCAGCAATGCCGAATACTTTTTCGAACAATACAGAAACATTATTTTAGGCGTTGCAGCCGTTTTAGTGATTGGCGCAGGCGGATGGTGGGGATACACCAATTTCATCAAAGGCCCCAAAGAAACCAAGGCTAAAGATGCGATTGTATATGCACAACGCTATTTTGACTCTGACTCCATGAGCCTTGCGCTGAAAGGCGACGGCACACACCTTGGCTTTGAAGCCATCGCCAAACAATACGGCGGAACCGCTGCAGGCAACAGAGCCACCTTTGGTGCGGGCGTTTGCAACCTGAAATTGGGCAAATATGCCGAAGCCATCAAATACCTGGAAGATTTCAGCACGGATGATGCTGTATTAACCGCCCGCAAATTCGGCTGTATCGGCGACGCCTATGCAGAGCAAAACCAGATGGATAAGGCTATTGACAACTACAAAAAAGCGGCGGATGCTGCAGACAATGAAGTGACCGCCCCTACCTATCTGTACCGTGCCGCATTGGCCACCGAACAAAAAGGCAACAAAAAAGAAGCACTGGAATTGTATAAGAAATTAAAGACAGGCTACCCGAATTCTCAGGAGGGCATGTTCTCTGAAATTTCCATCGCAAAACTGGAGGCGGAAACCTTGTAA
- a CDS encoding 6,7-dimethyl-8-ribityllumazine synthase, whose translation MASALQNLSDYDTLKVPDGNGKAYGIAVAEWNRHITFELLKGCVGTLLQHGVLDKDIHVQFVPGTFELPFAGKKLAQTHHLAAVICLGCVIKGETDHDVYINTSVANALQTLNIEFDIPFLFGVLTPNNEQQAIDRSGGKHGNKGVEAAVSALKMSGL comes from the coding sequence ATGGCGTCTGCACTTCAAAACCTTTCCGATTACGACACGCTCAAAGTGCCGGATGGCAACGGGAAGGCGTATGGGATTGCAGTGGCTGAATGGAACAGGCATATCACCTTTGAATTACTGAAGGGCTGTGTGGGAACGTTGCTGCAACACGGCGTTTTGGATAAGGACATCCATGTGCAGTTTGTACCCGGTACCTTTGAACTGCCCTTTGCCGGAAAGAAACTGGCTCAGACACACCACCTGGCGGCTGTGATTTGCCTGGGCTGTGTTATCAAGGGGGAAACCGACCATGATGTCTATATCAATACCTCAGTGGCAAATGCGCTGCAAACCTTGAACATCGAATTTGATATTCCGTTTCTATTCGGCGTACTGACGCCCAATAATGAACAACAGGCCATTGACCGCTCCGGCGGCAAACATGGTAATAAGGGCGTGGAAGCCGCTGTCAGTGCTCTAAAGATGAGCGGCCTGTAA
- the trxB gene encoding thioredoxin-disulfide reductase, with protein sequence MTETVNCLIIGAGPAGYTAAIYAARANLKPVLYTGLEPGGQLMTTTDVENYPGYPDAVTGPKMMDDFQKQAERVGTEVRFGLVTKVDFSGKIHKVWVDDEKEIHANAVIIATGAKAKWLGIPSEEKLNGRGVSACAVCDGFFYKGKEVAIVGAGDTACEEALYLSNLCPQVHMIVRRDKMRASKIMQERVLKTPTIKVYWNSETEDILGEEKVEGVRLKNHATNEVTEVKLEGFFVAIGHKPNSDVFKGWLDMDETGYIMTIPGSTKTNVSGVFAAGDVQDKIYRQAVTSAGSGCMAALDAERYLAEHFH encoded by the coding sequence ATGACTGAAACAGTAAACTGTCTGATAATTGGTGCAGGTCCTGCGGGATATACTGCCGCGATTTATGCTGCGAGAGCAAATCTGAAACCTGTATTATATACCGGACTGGAGCCCGGAGGCCAGCTGATGACCACTACAGACGTGGAAAATTACCCGGGCTATCCAGATGCGGTAACAGGGCCGAAGATGATGGATGATTTTCAAAAACAGGCGGAACGCGTAGGAACGGAAGTTCGGTTCGGATTGGTCACTAAGGTTGATTTCTCCGGAAAAATACATAAAGTGTGGGTGGATGATGAAAAAGAAATCCATGCCAATGCGGTGATTATCGCTACGGGTGCCAAAGCAAAATGGCTGGGTATCCCGTCTGAAGAAAAGCTGAACGGCCGTGGTGTATCAGCCTGTGCCGTATGTGACGGTTTCTTTTATAAAGGAAAAGAAGTGGCGATTGTAGGGGCCGGAGATACGGCCTGTGAAGAGGCGCTCTATTTATCCAATCTCTGTCCGCAGGTACACATGATTGTCCGGCGTGACAAAATGCGCGCTTCCAAGATTATGCAGGAAAGGGTGCTGAAGACACCTACTATTAAGGTCTACTGGAACAGCGAAACCGAGGATATATTGGGAGAGGAGAAGGTAGAAGGGGTTCGTTTAAAGAACCATGCCACTAATGAAGTGACAGAAGTTAAACTGGAAGGCTTCTTTGTGGCTATCGGTCATAAACCCAATTCGGATGTTTTCAAAGGATGGCTGGATATGGATGAAACCGGTTATATCATGACAATTCCGGGTTCCACCAAAACCAATGTCAGTGGTGTATTTGCCGCTGGTGATGTGCAGGATAAGATCTACCGTCAGGCTGTCACCTCTGCAGGTTCAGGCTGCATGGCGGCTCTGGATGCCGAGCGCTATCTGGCAGAGCATTTTCATTAA